A single region of the Austwickia chelonae genome encodes:
- a CDS encoding fumarylacetoacetate hydrolase family protein, translating into MKIARYVVDDEPTYGVVMSEDGVPAWLAQVNGDPLYSRVAPTGARHELGDVRLLAPVIPRSKVIGIGRNYAAHAAELGHDVPAEPLVFLKPNTSVCGPDDPVVMPDFSAEVHYEGELAVIIGRMCKDVPVDQVADAVLGYTCANDVTARDIQRSDDQWSRAKGADTFCPLGPWIETELDPIDVEVRTRLDGRTVQEASTSLMIYPVAELVSYVSRIFTLLPGDVILTGTPAGVGAVESGQRVEVEIEGIGALSNPFVRR; encoded by the coding sequence ATGAAAATCGCCCGTTATGTCGTCGACGACGAGCCGACCTATGGCGTCGTCATGAGCGAGGACGGCGTGCCCGCTTGGCTGGCCCAGGTGAACGGCGACCCGTTGTATTCGAGGGTGGCCCCGACCGGGGCCCGGCACGAGCTGGGCGATGTGCGACTGCTCGCACCGGTGATCCCGCGGAGCAAGGTCATCGGCATCGGGCGCAACTATGCCGCTCACGCCGCCGAGCTGGGGCATGACGTGCCTGCCGAGCCTTTGGTCTTCCTCAAGCCGAACACCTCGGTGTGTGGGCCGGACGATCCGGTGGTGATGCCGGATTTCAGCGCCGAGGTGCATTACGAGGGCGAACTGGCTGTGATCATCGGCCGGATGTGCAAGGACGTCCCGGTGGACCAGGTCGCCGATGCAGTGTTGGGGTACACCTGCGCGAACGATGTCACCGCACGGGACATCCAGCGCAGTGACGACCAGTGGTCGCGGGCCAAGGGTGCGGACACCTTCTGTCCGTTGGGTCCCTGGATCGAGACCGAGCTTGATCCCATCGACGTGGAAGTGCGGACCAGGTTGGACGGACGTACGGTGCAAGAGGCCTCGACCTCGTTGATGATCTACCCGGTGGCAGAGTTGGTGTCCTATGTCTCGAGGATCTTCACCTTGCTGCCTGGAGATGTCATCTTGACGGGCACCCCTGCTGGGGTGGGTGCGGTGGAGTCCGGACAACGCGTGGAGGTGGAGATCGAAGGGATCGGCGCCTTGTCGAATCCCTTCGTGCGCCGCTGA